CTGGCGCGCGAGCTGCGCCGCCTCAAGCAGCAGTCGGCCGCCGGTTCGCTGGACGCGTTGCTCGGCGGCGCGGTCGATGTCGCCGGCGTGCGCGTGCTGGCGGCCCGGGTCACGGCCGACGACCGCGACGCCCTGCTGGCGCTCGGCGACCGCGCCCGCGACGGGCTGGGCAGCGGCGTCGTCGTCCTGGCCGCGGAGTGGGAGGGCAAGGCGACGCTGCTGGTGACCGTCACCGCGGACCTCGTCGCCGGGAAGAAGCTGCACGCCGGCAACCTGGTGAAGGCCGTCGCCGAACGCGTCGGCGGGCGCGGCGGCGGCAAGCCGAACACGGCGCAGGCCGGCCTGCCCGAGGGGACGGTCGACGCGGCCCTGGCGGCCGTGCCGGCGGCCATCACCGACGCCCTGGCTTAAGAGGCCCAGGTTTAAGGGGCCTTGTCCCGGAGCGCCCCGTCGCCTATCTTCTGCATGATTGCGCAACGGCTAACCAGGAACGGAAGGGCTCGCAGCATGGAGTTCAAGGCAGTCAAGATCCCCGCCGGCGACCTGATTGAGGTGCGCGACGGCAAACTGGCCATCGGCGACAAGCCCATCATCGGCGTCCTGCGCGGCGACGGCATCGGCCTGGACATCACCCCGGTGATGGAGCGGGTCGTCGACGCCGCGGTGGCCAAGGCCTACGGCGGCAAGCGCAGCATCGCCTGGTGCCCGCTGTACGCCGGGCTCGAGGGCCTGCACCACTACGGCAGCGAGTTCCCCGAGGAGACGGTCGAGGCCATCCGTCACCTGAAGATCGCCATCAAGGGGCCGTTCACCACGCCCATCGGCGAGGAGACCCACGTCTGCCTGCACTGCGCCCACCAGCAGTACCACGACGGCAAGTGCGACGGCTGCGGCAAGGACGACGGCGTCTGCCCGCGCTTCCGCTCGATCAACGTGCGCTTCCGCCAGCACCTGGACCTGTACGCCTGCGTGCGCCCGGTGCGCTACTTCCCCGGCGTGCCCAGCCCCAACAAGTACGCCGACCAGGTGGACTTCGTGATCTTCCGTGAGAACACCGAGGACGTGTACGCGGGCCACGACTTCGAGCGCGGCAGCGAGACGGCGCTCGCGGTCATCGACCTGATCAAGAAGATGACCGGCCGCCAGATCCGCCTGGACTCGGGCATCGGCATCAAGCCGATCTCGGAGTTCGGCACCACCCGGCTCGTGCGCAAGGCGCTCGAGTGGGCGGTCAAGAACAAGCTGCCGTCGGTGACGATCGTCCACAAGGGCAACATCATGAAGTTCACCGAGGGCAGCTTCGCGAAGTGGGGCTACGAGACGGCCGCGCGCGAGTTCCCCGACGACTTCGTCACCGAGAAGAAGCTCTGGGACGAGCTGGGCGGCAAGCTGCCCGCCGGCAAGATCCTGCTGAAGGACCGCATCGCCGACTCCATCTTCCAGCAGATCCAGACCCGGCCCGGCGAGTACAGCGTCATGGCGCTGCCCAACCTCAACGGCGACTACATGAGCGACGCCGCGATCGCCCTGGTCGGCGGCCTCGGCCTCGGGCCGGGCGCGAACATGAGCGACGAGGTGGCCCTGTTCGAAGCCACGCACGGCACCGCCCCGAAGTACACCGGTCTGGACAAGGTCAACCCCGGCTCGCTGATCCTGTCGGCCGAGATGATGCTGCGCCACATGCAGTGGACCGAGGCGGCCGACCTGATCCTGCACGGCACCGAGAAGGCCATCACCGACGGCCGCGTGACCTACGACCTGGCCCGCCTGATGCAGGCCGAGGGGCGCCAGGACGTCGTGGAGGTCAGCTGCAGCGGCTTCGGCGAAGCGATCGTCGCTCGCATGTAGGGTTTCGTCGACAGAGTCGTGCCGAATCCCCCGTGACCGGGGACGCGCTCCGGACACCTCGTGTGTCCGGAGCGCTTGGCCTTCCGGCCCCTCCGCCATCCTGGCTGCGGGGCCTCCAGGACACCCCTGTCACGATGGGTTCGTGTCACCCTGAGCGAGGAGACATGGCGGCCGGAGCGGGGACGAGCCTGCGGTCGGATGCTACTCCACGAGCAGTTCGTCGACGAAGATGAAGGAATCGCCGCCGGCGCCGAGGT
The genomic region above belongs to bacterium and contains:
- a CDS encoding isocitrate/isopropylmalate family dehydrogenase; the encoded protein is MEFKAVKIPAGDLIEVRDGKLAIGDKPIIGVLRGDGIGLDITPVMERVVDAAVAKAYGGKRSIAWCPLYAGLEGLHHYGSEFPEETVEAIRHLKIAIKGPFTTPIGEETHVCLHCAHQQYHDGKCDGCGKDDGVCPRFRSINVRFRQHLDLYACVRPVRYFPGVPSPNKYADQVDFVIFRENTEDVYAGHDFERGSETALAVIDLIKKMTGRQIRLDSGIGIKPISEFGTTRLVRKALEWAVKNKLPSVTIVHKGNIMKFTEGSFAKWGYETAAREFPDDFVTEKKLWDELGGKLPAGKILLKDRIADSIFQQIQTRPGEYSVMALPNLNGDYMSDAAIALVGGLGLGPGANMSDEVALFEATHGTAPKYTGLDKVNPGSLILSAEMMLRHMQWTEAADLILHGTEKAITDGRVTYDLARLMQAEGRQDVVEVSCSGFGEAIVARM